From one Desulfobaculum bizertense DSM 18034 genomic stretch:
- a CDS encoding manganese efflux pump MntP → MMMEILLVALALAMDAFAVATATGAAVNRLDFRHYFRLGWHFGFFQAIMPIIGWWMGFAVRGLVQEWAHWIAFVLLAAIGIHMFWESLTDESCENVNSDPTRGMSLVMLSVATSIDALAVGCSYSLLGRDIVLPSLVIGLVACVMTCLGLSLGRILGKLCGLGRWAGMVGGVTLVGLGVNTLWQHGVFSF, encoded by the coding sequence ATGATGATGGAAATTTTGCTTGTTGCTCTGGCATTGGCAATGGATGCCTTTGCTGTTGCAACCGCAACTGGTGCTGCTGTGAACCGGCTGGATTTTCGCCACTACTTCCGGCTCGGCTGGCACTTTGGATTTTTTCAGGCCATCATGCCGATTATTGGCTGGTGGATGGGCTTTGCTGTGCGTGGGCTGGTTCAGGAATGGGCGCACTGGATTGCCTTTGTGTTGCTTGCTGCCATTGGCATCCATATGTTTTGGGAGTCCTTAACGGACGAGAGCTGTGAGAATGTAAACAGCGATCCGACACGGGGCATGTCTCTGGTGATGCTTTCTGTTGCAACAAGCATTGATGCCCTTGCCGTTGGCTGTAGCTATTCCCTGCTGGGGCGAGATATTGTGCTGCCTTCGCTGGTGATTGGACTGGTGGCCTGCGTCATGACCTGCCTTGGCCTTTCTCTTGGTCGAATCCTCGGAAAATTGTGTGGTCTCGGGCGTTGGGCCGGAATGGTGGGCGGTGTTACCCTTGTCGGACTTGGGGTGAATACGCTATGGCAACACGGAGTCTTTTCCTTTTAG
- a CDS encoding TlpA family protein disulfide reductase, with protein sequence MNQTVSRCRKVMLVALAGLFLFIGAQSSAQAEYLGETDVKSLQKMIAESKGTPVLVSFWASWCPPCRREVPVLKSLRDELTEEQLKIVSISLDQSRDDAKKFVAEQKMNYPAYAGGMDFVEEYEISGIPRVLIFDAKGKLAADHTGFSTEEDFRASVMKHVQGASK encoded by the coding sequence ATGAATCAGACGGTTTCCCGGTGCAGAAAAGTTATGCTTGTCGCACTAGCAGGACTGTTTTTGTTTATAGGTGCACAGAGTTCTGCTCAGGCAGAATATCTGGGAGAGACGGACGTGAAAAGTCTGCAAAAAATGATCGCCGAATCCAAGGGGACACCTGTACTCGTGTCGTTTTGGGCGTCTTGGTGCCCGCCGTGCCGCCGCGAAGTTCCTGTGCTGAAATCCCTTCGGGATGAGCTGACAGAAGAACAGTTAAAAATCGTCAGCATTTCTCTTGACCAGAGCAGGGACGATGCTAAAAAATTTGTGGCCGAGCAAAAAATGAATTATCCAGCATATGCTGGTGGGATGGATTTTGTTGAAGAATACGAAATTTCTGGCATCCCTCGTGTGCTGATTTTTGATGCCAAGGGCAAGCTTGCCGCTGACCACACCGGGTTTTCTACTGAGGAAGATTTCCGGGCCAGCGTGATGAAGCATGTTCAGGGTGCATCGAAATAA
- the flgM gene encoding flagellar biosynthesis anti-sigma factor FlgM, translating to MSIKGIGPTRTYDQIKIMGERNESAPNVKESSELHDEVSVSGNARLLSAARETAAEHSGIRSDKVAQLKAQVAAGTYAPDGKVVAEKILSEELDLWE from the coding sequence GTGAGCATTAAGGGAATTGGTCCGACAAGGACCTACGACCAAATTAAAATTATGGGAGAGCGCAACGAGTCTGCTCCCAATGTCAAGGAATCGTCAGAGCTGCACGACGAAGTTTCTGTCAGCGGCAATGCCCGGCTTCTTTCTGCGGCCCGTGAGACCGCAGCCGAGCACTCTGGCATCCGTTCAGACAAGGTCGCCCAGCTCAAAGCTCAAGTCGCGGCCGGAACCTACGCACCTGACGGCAAAGTTGTTGCCGAAAAAATACTCTCCGAGGAACTCGACCTCTGGGAATAA
- a CDS encoding response regulator: MSQEFPVVLIVDDEPLIRETLADFMEDSGYEVLTAESGEDGLEILKRGHVDYATVDMRLPGMDGNAFIIQALKINPQLRLCIFTGSTDYVLPAELSELGLGDDHVLTKPLMSLDVLLERFEKLYGAQA, encoded by the coding sequence ATGAGTCAGGAATTTCCTGTAGTCTTAATCGTGGATGATGAGCCTCTCATTCGAGAGACCCTTGCGGACTTTATGGAAGACAGCGGCTATGAGGTGCTGACTGCCGAAAGTGGTGAGGACGGGCTGGAAATTTTGAAACGGGGGCATGTTGATTATGCCACGGTGGACATGCGGCTGCCGGGGATGGATGGAAATGCCTTCATCATTCAGGCGCTCAAGATTAATCCTCAGCTGAGGCTGTGTATTTTTACTGGCTCAACTGACTATGTGCTGCCAGCAGAACTTAGCGAGCTGGGGCTTGGGGATGACCATGTTTTGACCAAACCCCTGATGTCTTTGGATGTACTTCTGGAGCGTTTTGAAAAGCTGTATGGAGCGCAGGCATAA
- a CDS encoding ATP-binding protein translates to MVDVRWIRKRVGIFLLVLVCIGSSFVAAAPKTDETQLTPEERQWLAQRPQGIRVAYDAGFAPFEFRDEQGEFSGLGADYVRMLGQKLGTKLIFRTDDDWNKVLGWLREGKVDVISILNKTPEREGKFLFSRPYVKVPCVIVTRREAPDVKTLNELAGKKVGVINGYAVDEYVRTLYGSVVQVVGVSNASSGMRKLAFGDLDAFVVNLALASYTIEQEGISGLKLVGEDVMELEYSMAVRKDAPELLAILEKGLEMVSPAEHEMLMNRWYALDRNSERLALTLRVVVFVLFIVLGVLAVFFVINRTLKSRVDERTKELQKELDERRRVEQELRESDERYGLVVRGANDGIWDWDSASGEVYFSPRWKEILGYTDAELPNRLEEWTSRIHPDDLDRVDESTTLCREGAALHFEVEYRMKHRDGAWRWLLVRGVGVQDAKGCATRMAGTQTDITDRKESEGEREKLRALHQAIIDAMPSALVAVDNDLRIIQLNREAGSLCEDGCGPLLGKELMRAIPFFEQDRDVVLRALQEHRVQLVPRRQRAIGGEVRFEHMTVYPLPKERIGFSGAVIRVDDVTEQTRIEEVMVQAEKMLSVGGLAAGMAHEINNPLGIIMQCAEGAKRRIAPDLPANRKKAEALGLGLELMNEYLTQRGVTGYLEGIHDAGSRAARIVANMLEFSRRNTASVESCNFNGIIDSTLELAANDYDLKKKFDFRQLEIVRDYSPEMPVVPCNSTEIEQVLLNLLKNAAQALAEMDSPPETPTLWLRTSVSGEYAVIEVSDNGPGMPEDVRKRIFEPFFTTKPVGSGTGLGLSVSYFIVCTNHNGQIEVDSVPGKGTTFRIKLPVGGTAE, encoded by the coding sequence ATGGTGGATGTCCGGTGGATAAGAAAGCGTGTTGGTATTTTCCTGCTCGTGCTTGTGTGCATTGGCAGCTCTTTTGTTGCTGCGGCTCCGAAGACGGATGAGACGCAGCTTACGCCAGAGGAAAGGCAGTGGCTCGCACAGAGACCACAGGGAATTCGTGTGGCCTACGACGCGGGGTTTGCGCCTTTTGAATTCCGTGATGAGCAGGGAGAATTCTCGGGGCTTGGGGCCGATTATGTCCGTATGCTGGGGCAAAAACTTGGAACCAAACTGATTTTTCGGACGGATGACGACTGGAACAAGGTGCTTGGCTGGCTTCGCGAGGGAAAGGTTGATGTCATTAGCATCCTGAACAAGACCCCGGAGCGGGAAGGCAAGTTTTTGTTTTCCAGACCATACGTCAAAGTCCCTTGCGTCATTGTGACCCGGCGCGAAGCTCCTGACGTGAAAACACTGAATGAACTTGCGGGGAAAAAGGTTGGCGTCATTAATGGCTATGCCGTGGATGAATATGTGCGAACCCTGTATGGTTCCGTGGTTCAGGTAGTCGGAGTCAGCAATGCCAGCTCAGGGATGAGAAAACTTGCTTTCGGCGACCTTGATGCTTTTGTCGTCAATCTTGCGCTGGCCTCATACACCATCGAACAGGAAGGTATTTCTGGACTCAAGCTTGTTGGCGAAGACGTCATGGAACTTGAGTACTCAATGGCTGTGCGCAAAGATGCGCCAGAACTTTTGGCGATTCTGGAAAAAGGGCTGGAAATGGTCAGCCCGGCAGAACATGAAATGCTGATGAACCGCTGGTATGCGCTGGACAGAAACTCGGAACGGCTGGCGCTGACCTTACGTGTTGTGGTCTTTGTCCTGTTTATTGTGCTGGGCGTGCTGGCTGTCTTTTTTGTCATCAACAGAACGCTGAAATCGCGAGTGGATGAGCGTACCAAAGAGCTGCAAAAAGAGCTGGATGAGCGCCGAAGAGTTGAGCAGGAGCTGCGGGAGAGTGATGAACGCTATGGCCTCGTTGTCCGCGGGGCAAACGATGGAATCTGGGACTGGGATTCCGCGAGTGGCGAAGTGTACTTTTCTCCGCGCTGGAAAGAAATTTTGGGATACACAGACGCAGAGTTGCCCAACAGGCTTGAGGAATGGACGTCGCGCATTCATCCAGATGACCTGGACCGGGTGGACGAGTCAACGACCTTGTGCCGTGAAGGAGCTGCCTTGCATTTTGAAGTGGAATACCGAATGAAGCACCGGGATGGCGCGTGGCGCTGGCTTCTGGTGCGTGGAGTCGGTGTTCAGGATGCAAAGGGCTGTGCGACTCGCATGGCAGGGACGCAAACAGATATTACGGACCGAAAAGAGAGCGAAGGGGAGCGTGAAAAGCTTCGCGCCTTGCATCAGGCGATTATTGACGCGATGCCATCCGCTCTTGTTGCCGTGGACAATGACCTGCGCATCATTCAGCTCAACCGGGAAGCAGGGTCACTGTGCGAAGATGGATGTGGCCCTTTGCTTGGGAAAGAGCTGATGCGGGCAATTCCGTTTTTTGAGCAGGACAGGGACGTGGTGCTGAGAGCATTGCAGGAGCACCGGGTGCAGCTTGTTCCCCGCAGGCAGCGGGCAATTGGTGGCGAAGTGCGCTTTGAGCATATGACGGTGTACCCTTTGCCCAAAGAGCGCATTGGTTTTTCTGGAGCGGTCATTCGTGTTGATGACGTGACAGAGCAGACCCGCATTGAGGAAGTGATGGTGCAGGCAGAAAAAATGCTGTCTGTGGGTGGGCTTGCTGCTGGAATGGCGCACGAGATCAACAATCCGCTGGGTATTATTATGCAGTGTGCCGAGGGGGCAAAGCGACGCATTGCTCCCGATCTCCCTGCGAACAGGAAAAAGGCTGAGGCGCTTGGGCTTGGGCTGGAGCTGATGAATGAATATCTGACCCAGCGCGGTGTGACTGGCTACCTTGAGGGCATCCATGACGCTGGAAGCCGTGCCGCAAGGATTGTGGCGAATATGCTGGAATTTAGTCGCCGCAATACCGCCTCAGTGGAATCGTGCAACTTTAATGGCATTATTGATTCTACGCTGGAGCTGGCCGCAAATGATTATGACCTGAAAAAGAAATTTGATTTCCGGCAGCTTGAAATTGTGCGGGACTATTCACCAGAGATGCCTGTTGTGCCGTGTAATTCGACGGAAATTGAGCAGGTCCTGCTGAATCTTTTGAAAAATGCTGCGCAGGCTTTGGCAGAAATGGACTCTCCGCCGGAGACGCCAACGTTGTGGCTCAGGACTTCTGTTTCTGGAGAGTATGCCGTGATTGAGGTCTCGGATAATGGGCCGGGTATGCCAGAGGATGTGCGCAAGCGCATCTTTGAGCCATTTTTTACCACAAAGCCTGTTGGTTCTGGTACAGGGCTTGGCCTGTCCGTGTCGTACTTTATTGTATGCACGAACCATAATGGTCAGATTGAGGTCGATTCAGTTCCCGGAAAAGGGACAACGTTCCGAATCAAGCTCCCGGTTGGAGGTACTGCGGAATGA
- the fusA gene encoding elongation factor G yields the protein MSDALKNQRTYALVGHGGCGKTSVAEMLLLQTGAINRLGKIEEGNTALDTEPEEIKRRGSIQPAFAHYSWEKNPHFLIDTPGDNNFIGDLPYLLLASDAVLFTVDAVDGAKPLTKRLWQDVEKAQLPAMIFINKMDRDRANFDSAFDSLQSMLGIRPILLYMPIGEKEKFQGLVNVISKQAYFFQDDGSLKEGPVPGDMLDTVEIMQETMIENIAESDEDLMEKYLEEGELSLDDIRDGLRKGVLSRELVPVTCGSALNNQGGQVALDLIQKLFPSPLEHAAWQGEEQERESSPDAPVSAFILKTTVDPFSGQLALLRVLSGTLTSDTTLQNPQKDDKERIGALLSLVGKNQSPFEGTAGPGSIVAVAKLKEATTGDTLCDAKEPFRVTPPELPPTLMSYALAPEDKGDEDKAYAAVHKLLAEDVCLSLTRDQDTGDILISGMGQMHIETAIERAMRRGKTKIQLQTPKIPYRETFKMNADVQGRHKKQSGGRGQFGDCFIRVEPTPRGTGYEFLDEIVGGAIPRQYIPAVDKGIQEAAVRGVLAGYPVVDFKVHLYDGSYHSVDSSEMAFKIAGSVAFKKAAEEAKPVLLEPIVTVSVFVPDDFMGDVIGDLSSRRGKVLGSDSQGGLTEIKAHVPMEEVLQYAPDLRSMTGGQGTFTMSFDHYEEAPPQVTERVVAEAQ from the coding sequence ATGTCGGATGCGCTTAAGAACCAAAGGACCTATGCACTTGTAGGACACGGCGGCTGCGGAAAGACCTCGGTCGCCGAGATGCTGCTACTTCAAACCGGCGCCATCAACCGCCTCGGGAAAATTGAAGAGGGCAATACTGCCCTTGACACTGAGCCTGAGGAAATCAAACGCCGCGGCTCAATTCAGCCTGCTTTCGCCCATTATTCTTGGGAAAAAAATCCTCACTTCCTTATCGACACCCCCGGCGACAACAATTTTATCGGTGATCTGCCATACCTGCTGCTCGCTTCTGATGCAGTTCTGTTCACCGTTGATGCTGTTGATGGCGCAAAACCCCTGACCAAAAGACTCTGGCAGGACGTCGAAAAGGCCCAGCTCCCGGCCATGATCTTTATCAACAAGATGGACCGGGACCGTGCAAACTTTGACTCCGCGTTCGACAGCCTCCAGTCTATGCTCGGCATTCGCCCCATCCTTCTCTACATGCCCATAGGTGAAAAAGAGAAGTTTCAGGGACTGGTGAATGTCATCTCCAAGCAGGCGTATTTTTTCCAGGATGACGGCTCGCTCAAAGAAGGCCCCGTCCCAGGCGACATGCTCGACACCGTCGAGATCATGCAGGAAACCATGATTGAAAACATCGCCGAAAGCGATGAAGACCTCATGGAAAAATACCTTGAAGAAGGCGAACTCTCTCTTGACGATATTCGTGACGGACTCCGAAAAGGCGTTCTCTCCCGCGAACTCGTTCCCGTAACCTGCGGCTCCGCCCTCAACAATCAGGGTGGACAGGTCGCCCTCGACCTTATTCAGAAACTTTTCCCCTCCCCTCTGGAGCATGCCGCGTGGCAAGGCGAAGAACAGGAACGCGAAAGCTCACCCGACGCCCCTGTCTCTGCCTTTATCTTAAAGACCACTGTGGACCCATTCTCTGGGCAACTCGCCCTCCTGCGTGTGCTCTCTGGTACGCTCACCAGTGACACCACGCTCCAGAACCCACAAAAAGACGACAAAGAGCGCATCGGCGCACTGCTCTCCCTTGTCGGCAAAAATCAGTCACCATTTGAAGGCACGGCCGGTCCCGGAAGCATCGTCGCCGTTGCCAAACTCAAGGAAGCAACAACAGGCGATACGCTCTGCGACGCAAAAGAACCTTTCCGCGTCACTCCGCCTGAACTGCCTCCAACGCTTATGTCTTACGCTCTCGCCCCAGAAGACAAAGGCGACGAAGACAAAGCGTATGCCGCCGTGCACAAGCTCCTCGCAGAAGATGTCTGCCTTTCCCTCACCCGCGATCAGGACACCGGCGACATTTTGATCTCTGGCATGGGCCAGATGCACATCGAAACCGCTATTGAGCGCGCCATGCGGCGCGGTAAAACTAAAATTCAGCTGCAAACACCAAAAATTCCATATCGCGAAACCTTCAAGATGAATGCCGACGTTCAGGGACGCCACAAAAAACAGTCCGGCGGCCGTGGTCAGTTCGGCGACTGCTTTATTCGTGTCGAGCCAACACCTCGCGGGACAGGCTATGAGTTCCTCGACGAAATCGTCGGCGGCGCCATCCCCCGTCAGTACATCCCCGCTGTCGACAAAGGTATTCAGGAAGCCGCCGTCCGTGGCGTGCTCGCTGGCTATCCCGTCGTCGACTTTAAGGTTCATCTCTATGATGGCTCCTATCACTCCGTCGACTCATCAGAAATGGCGTTCAAAATCGCAGGCTCTGTCGCCTTTAAAAAAGCCGCAGAAGAAGCAAAACCCGTGCTCCTTGAGCCTATCGTGACTGTCTCCGTCTTCGTCCCCGACGACTTCATGGGCGACGTCATCGGCGACCTCTCCAGCAGGCGCGGCAAGGTCCTTGGCTCTGACTCGCAGGGCGGCCTTACCGAAATCAAGGCGCACGTCCCAATGGAAGAAGTCCTTCAGTATGCCCCAGACCTCCGCTCCATGACCGGCGGACAGGGGACATTCACCATGAGCTTCGACCACTACGAAGAAGCTCCGCCGCAGGTCACTGAGCGCGTTGTGGCTGAAGCACAGTAA
- the rnc gene encoding ribonuclease III: MTHDLDTLQNSISHQFKDVALLETALTHSSFANENGEDTEDNERLEFLGDAVLELSSSEVLFAKFPQAPEGQLTRLRAQLVSEPALAEVARELHINELLMLGKGEERQGGRERNSLLSDAFEAILGAVFLDGGYSAAQHVIGTVFESRWPEHCDVTRVKDSKSKLQELTQKLFRERPVYTLKSSAGPEHAKIFSVEVSLPDGTALVAEGSSVKKAEQNSALNALNYLKEKKKK, translated from the coding sequence ATGACGCACGATTTGGACACACTTCAAAACAGTATTTCCCACCAATTCAAGGATGTTGCCCTCCTCGAAACAGCCCTCACCCATAGTTCCTTTGCAAACGAGAACGGTGAAGACACAGAAGACAACGAACGCCTTGAATTTCTTGGCGATGCTGTTTTAGAACTCTCTAGCTCAGAAGTTCTGTTTGCCAAATTTCCACAGGCCCCTGAGGGCCAGCTCACGCGCCTGCGTGCTCAGCTGGTAAGCGAACCTGCACTTGCAGAAGTCGCACGGGAGCTGCACATTAACGAACTGCTGATGCTTGGTAAGGGAGAAGAGCGGCAAGGCGGAAGGGAGCGAAATTCACTGCTTTCTGACGCATTCGAGGCCATCCTTGGCGCAGTTTTCCTTGATGGTGGATATAGCGCAGCACAGCACGTTATCGGAACGGTGTTCGAAAGCAGATGGCCAGAGCACTGTGACGTAACGCGAGTGAAAGACTCGAAGAGCAAGCTCCAGGAGCTGACGCAAAAGCTTTTTCGTGAGCGCCCGGTGTACACACTGAAAAGCTCAGCAGGGCCGGAACACGCGAAGATATTTAGTGTCGAAGTCAGCCTTCCGGACGGAACGGCTCTGGTAGCAGAAGGATCCAGCGTGAAAAAGGCAGAGCAAAATTCTGCATTAAACGCACTGAACTACCTGAAAGAAAAGAAAAAAAAATAG
- a CDS encoding flagellin, which produces MSLVINHNLMSMNASRNLNESYGDLSRSTRRLSSGLRVGTAADDAAGLAIRELMRSDVATLNQGVRNANDAISMVQTADGALQVIDEKLIRMKELAEQAATGTYNDEQRKILNSEYQAMASEITRISNATDFNQVHLLNGNLSDKGMKIHFGTGNSSKEDYYSIKIGTTTASAFGLGSAAAADPGKSIETQDKAASALEQIDKAIVSKDNIRADLGALQNRLEATISNLEIQSENMSSAESRISDVDVATEMTEFVRNQIKTKSAVAMLSQANSLPQMAMQLIQQ; this is translated from the coding sequence ATGTCTTTAGTAATTAATCACAATCTGATGTCCATGAACGCTTCCCGTAACCTTAACGAGAGCTACGGCGATCTGAGCCGCTCCACCCGCCGCCTGTCTTCCGGTCTTCGTGTTGGTACCGCAGCTGATGACGCTGCTGGTCTGGCTATTCGTGAGCTTATGCGCTCCGACGTTGCAACCCTGAACCAGGGTGTTCGTAACGCAAACGACGCTATTTCCATGGTGCAGACCGCTGACGGCGCTTTGCAGGTTATCGACGAGAAGCTTATTCGTATGAAAGAGCTGGCTGAACAGGCCGCAACCGGTACCTACAACGATGAACAGCGTAAGATCCTGAACTCTGAGTATCAGGCAATGGCATCCGAAATCACTCGTATTTCCAATGCTACCGACTTCAACCAGGTACACCTGCTGAACGGTAACCTGAGCGATAAGGGTATGAAGATTCACTTTGGTACTGGCAACAGCTCCAAGGAAGACTACTATTCCATCAAGATTGGCACCACGACTGCCAGTGCTTTTGGTCTGGGTAGCGCAGCAGCTGCTGACCCCGGCAAGAGCATCGAGACTCAGGACAAGGCAGCAAGCGCTCTTGAGCAGATCGACAAGGCAATCGTTTCCAAGGACAACATCCGAGCTGACCTCGGCGCCCTTCAGAATCGTTTGGAAGCAACTATTTCCAATCTGGAAATTCAGTCTGAGAATATGTCCTCAGCAGAGTCCCGTATCTCTGACGTTGACGTAGCAACCGAGATGACTGAGTTTGTCCGAAACCAGATTAAGACGAAGTCTGCAGTTGCCATGCTTTCTCAGGCAAACAGCCTGCCGCAGATGGCTATGCAGCTTATCCAGCAGTAG
- a CDS encoding flagellar protein FlaG: protein MLFDGIPLHTANQFGTGTARIEAPENTQREQRHSSQHQNLHDQHTGRHEAGGLGQILTPVENFAESFGLKMQFRVDDESGKVQVRILDNQGEQILREVPSDAILELAAAIKNSTNSVFHSVA, encoded by the coding sequence ATGCTTTTTGATGGTATCCCACTCCACACAGCGAACCAGTTTGGAACAGGAACGGCACGGATAGAGGCTCCGGAGAACACACAGCGCGAGCAGCGCCATTCTTCGCAGCATCAAAACCTGCATGATCAGCATACCGGCAGACACGAGGCAGGCGGTCTGGGGCAGATACTGACCCCTGTGGAAAATTTTGCCGAGAGCTTTGGTCTCAAGATGCAGTTCCGTGTGGATGACGAATCAGGAAAGGTACAGGTGCGGATTTTGGACAATCAGGGTGAGCAGATCCTGCGAGAGGTTCCATCTGATGCAATTCTGGAGTTGGCAGCAGCCATAAAGAACTCCACCAATTCTGTTTTTCATTCCGTTGCATAA
- a CDS encoding flagellar hook protein FlgE, whose translation MGLSSAMWTGVSGLNAHSQKMSVIGNNISNVNTYGFKGSTMHFEDFISQDVNTSAGVGQVGRGVGIAAIYADFSQGGYETTNEATDLAIGGRGFFKVSPKGDDTSYYTRAGNFRFDNDGFLVDPHGYPLQGWKIDQSSHSALAHGGTTGAAAMKSSIRGSGAPTDIRVENFTSQPKATEALSVIANLDGSEGGNHTTDGTDPYFAMFKNWNGSATPPLGDKQYAYQTTMKIYDEGGTAHDMTVYFDQAPEVTSTGDRVWEYMVTVPPGSDGRADTSGDKIADTKAAGVMMVGTLTFDSSGQLKNQSAFTLKSGDYDPSAADGDAANPQTLTNWEAAKFNTDGQPVFTANFSGKADASFPGDTDAHNIAVNFGLSNANPSGGWATGGAATAGAVGTAAGQLPEFNSTTVEAKACTSFAGSSSTQYQAQDGYTFGYLQNVTVDRDGIMSGRYSNGVTLELYQVTIYDFQNKWGLHREGGNLFTETRESGAASAGPANANGFGNVNANSLEMSNVDLSKEFVNMISTERGFQANSKVITSTDTMLQTVIAMKK comes from the coding sequence ATGGGTTTGTCATCTGCAATGTGGACTGGCGTGTCTGGTCTGAACGCTCACAGTCAGAAAATGAGCGTCATCGGTAACAATATTTCTAACGTCAACACCTACGGCTTCAAAGGCTCGACCATGCACTTTGAAGACTTCATTAGCCAGGATGTCAACACATCCGCTGGTGTTGGTCAGGTCGGTCGTGGTGTTGGTATTGCTGCAATTTATGCAGACTTTTCACAGGGCGGCTATGAGACCACAAACGAGGCCACAGACCTCGCAATTGGTGGCCGTGGTTTCTTTAAGGTCAGCCCCAAGGGTGATGATACATCATACTACACCCGCGCAGGTAACTTCCGCTTCGATAACGACGGATTCCTCGTTGACCCGCATGGATATCCGCTCCAGGGCTGGAAGATTGACCAGAGTAGCCATTCGGCCCTTGCTCATGGTGGCACGACTGGTGCTGCTGCAATGAAATCAAGCATTCGCGGTAGCGGTGCACCAACTGACATCCGGGTAGAAAACTTTACCTCGCAGCCAAAGGCCACAGAAGCACTTTCTGTGATTGCAAACCTGGATGGTTCTGAAGGTGGCAACCATACGACTGATGGGACTGATCCCTACTTTGCCATGTTCAAGAACTGGAATGGCTCAGCAACTCCCCCGCTTGGCGACAAGCAGTATGCCTACCAGACGACCATGAAGATCTATGACGAGGGTGGCACAGCACACGACATGACTGTGTACTTTGACCAGGCCCCCGAAGTCACATCGACTGGCGACCGAGTCTGGGAGTACATGGTGACGGTTCCTCCGGGATCTGATGGCCGTGCTGATACCAGCGGAGACAAAATCGCTGATACCAAAGCTGCTGGAGTCATGATGGTCGGTACCTTGACCTTTGATTCTTCCGGTCAGCTGAAAAATCAGAGTGCATTCACTCTCAAGAGTGGAGATTATGATCCTTCTGCGGCTGACGGCGATGCTGCAAATCCGCAGACTCTGACAAACTGGGAAGCCGCCAAGTTTAACACTGACGGACAGCCTGTCTTTACTGCGAACTTCTCCGGCAAGGCAGACGCCAGCTTCCCCGGTGACACAGACGCACACAACATTGCTGTGAACTTTGGCCTGTCCAATGCGAATCCGAGCGGTGGCTGGGCTACAGGCGGTGCCGCAACTGCCGGTGCCGTTGGCACTGCTGCTGGTCAGCTTCCTGAATTCAACAGCACCACGGTAGAAGCCAAGGCCTGCACAAGCTTTGCTGGTTCCAGCTCGACGCAGTATCAGGCTCAGGACGGCTATACCTTTGGTTACCTCCAGAATGTGACTGTTGACCGCGACGGCATCATGTCTGGCCGTTACTCCAACGGTGTTACTCTGGAGCTGTATCAGGTCACAATTTATGATTTCCAGAACAAGTGGGGCCTGCACCGAGAGGGCGGCAACCTGTTCACGGAAACACGCGAATCCGGTGCTGCATCAGCAGGACCTGCCAATGCAAACGGATTCGGTAACGTCAACGCCAACTCACTGGAAATGTCCAATGTCGATCTTTCTAAGGAGTTTGTGAATATGATTTCCACAGAACGTGGATTCCAGGCGAACTCGAAGGTGATTACCTCGACTGACACGATGCTTCAGACTGTCATCGCCATGAAGAAATAG
- a CDS encoding flagellar hook assembly protein FlgD, which produces MQQYDYSNIIGRAEKDFAPAASKGNSKMGKEEFLTLLVEQLKHQDPLNPMDDKEFTSQLAEFSSLEQLTSINDGIAALANRTVQEEMVDASSFIGKEVRAVGDNLSIRPDGSVSGMFYNLKNDAEHVYLNIFDENNNLLRTVQMGAQAAGEHKFEWDGKDWKGNTLPEGQYHVALAAEDKDGQPIMTLAEVTGIVEGVQYSNGQNCLRLSDGRVIQYNMVKEVVGTSTAAKEKPGEDPAGSGGNDDDTSASDA; this is translated from the coding sequence ATGCAGCAGTACGATTACAGCAATATCATCGGGCGGGCAGAAAAGGATTTCGCACCGGCCGCATCAAAGGGAAATTCCAAGATGGGCAAAGAGGAATTCCTGACCCTGCTCGTTGAGCAGCTCAAGCATCAGGACCCCCTGAACCCAATGGATGACAAAGAGTTCACCTCTCAGCTCGCCGAGTTCTCAAGCTTGGAACAGCTGACATCCATTAATGATGGAATTGCCGCACTGGCGAATCGTACTGTGCAGGAAGAAATGGTCGACGCATCCAGCTTCATCGGCAAGGAAGTCCGGGCTGTTGGTGATAACCTTTCTATCCGTCCTGACGGATCTGTAAGTGGCATGTTCTACAACCTGAAGAACGATGCTGAGCATGTTTACCTGAACATCTTTGATGAAAACAACAACCTGCTGCGTACCGTTCAGATGGGCGCACAGGCTGCTGGCGAACACAAGTTCGAATGGGACGGCAAGGACTGGAAGGGCAATACGTTGCCAGAAGGGCAGTATCATGTAGCCCTTGCCGCAGAGGATAAGGACGGTCAGCCGATCATGACGCTGGCTGAGGTGACCGGTATTGTTGAAGGCGTACAGTATTCTAATGGGCAGAACTGCCTGCGCCTGTCTGACGGCCGAGTCATTCAGTACAACATGGTGAAAGAAGTTGTTGGGACATCGACCGCGGCCAAGGAAAAGCCCGGAGAAGATCCGGCTGGTTCTGGCGGCAACGATGATGACACTTCAGCTTCGGATGCATAA